The DNA window gagtttcagctttacaggaatctcgtgggtacccatagaacccattttcagtcacatatcttgaggtcagaggtcaaggaaccacTTCTGATCTCTtccctgacaagctagcatgacatggttgtttgTAGTagattaggttttctagtttcatctgagctttaaaactgaacctgctacagacTCTGAAagaaagtcggtcgggatcgcggAGGTCTCAGAGggatgaattttttttaatgttatcaaatagtctaaaatgttattcctgcTTGTTGGCTGGCTACATAAAGGATATATtgtctgtaaaatgtattttatgtcatttcTTTGAGCCTAAAGTCTGCTGAACAGAGGAATATCAGCGGTCTGATCACCGTATGGCACACATCACCACACAAACTGGCCTTTATGTGCAATTACAATAGTTCCATTGACAGCTGATGACATCCACATCACCGGACTCGACTGAAGCTAAAAcgtggagagagaaaaacactgcaCATTAGTGATGATTAGAGTGTTTTTCCGTGTGCCTTTAGGAGGGGATATGAGGCAGCATTTAAACACTTCAAGCCCCAAGACCTGGATGTGTCCGTCGTGGGAAGGTCTTTTATGATCACCGGAGCCAACAGTGGGATTGGCAAGGTGACAGCCATGGCTATAGCCAAGAAAGGTAATAGTTATGCTCTCTGCCAGGCACTTTATATTGATAGAAAATCAActtgaatgttttgtttgcagGTGGGACAGTCCACATGGTGTGTAGGAACAGAGATAAAGCAGAAGAAGCCAGGGCGGACATCGTCAGGGAGTGTGGGAACACAGTGAGTGTTGAAGTGACAAAACccatgatctgtgtgtgtgagagagagagactgatgctTATCTGGTTATTCTAGGAAGTATACATCCACATCGTGGATATGTCAGAGACATGCCAAGTCTGGGAGTTTGCAGAGGCCTTCAGGAAGCAGTATTCAGCCTTGAATGTGTTGGTAGGTGTCTCCATCATAAATCTGCCTTCATAAACTGATAATGTTGTGATCTGACTTCTCTACAATTTCTTATGTGACAGATAAATAATGCAGGCTGCATGGTGCATAAGAGAGCGGTGAATGCTGAGGGCCTGGAGAAGAACTTTGCCACCAACACTATGGGTGAGTGATGCTTAAAGAGTGCCATGCTGCGGCACACAGAACAGTGTTAAAATGTGACTTTTCTGTATCTCTTTAGGGGTGTACATCCTCACCCAGACTCTCATACCACTTCTACAGAAGAGCCGGGATCCAAGGGTGGTAtgaccacacacatacacacacacacacacaaacacacacaaagtgctCATCTGCATCATTGTGAACACTGGACAGCATAAAGACACTTTTGTCCACGCTGTAGTGGCTGTTGTCTCAGCACACTGTGGCCCTTTTCTCCCTGTCCGTTAGATCACCGTGTCCTCGGGAGGCATGCTGGTGCAGAAACTCAGAGTTAATGACTTGCAGTCAGAGAAGGGCTACTTTGATGGCCTCATGGTCTACGCCCAGAACAAGGTGGGAGAGGAGAATGTAATCCAGGTTTGGATTTGTCTGTGTAATGTGGttgaacagaagaaaaaaagatatacaGTAAAATAGTAATGCAAAATGCATTTGCAGTAGTAGTGAATACTGCAGACACATTTCTAAGCAGATGTGTTGTTTCTTCTCAGAGACAGCAGGTGGTGCTGACACAACAGTGGGCCAAAGCTAATCCGGTCATTCACTTCTCTGTGATGCATCCAGGCTGGGCAGATACACCAGGTACTGACTCATTGGGCAGCTCACCCAAATAGCTCAAAAACTATTGCTACTGCTGCTggtatttattctatttttctcaaaaaaaaaaaaaaaaaatcacacagtcTGTACTTCCACAGCAGTCTCCTTGTCCATCAAACAACAATTCTCCTGATGGTGGTGCTATAGTAAATGTCTTCATTTGTTGCTATACAGTAAATTAAGCCACTGGAAAATGAGTAAAATTAGCTGGAGTCAACTACAATATTAAAATGGTGATTGCACTtgttaatgtttaattaattattattattattattattattattaataataataataataataatccagtaTTATAACATGTAGGTATGTAACAATGACAGAGCACATTTTCACCTTTAAACTTCAAGTACAtcttgctgataatactttcatacttttccttttgtaaggttttgaatgcaagTATTATTAAATTGTGATATTTCAACCTCTATTTAGCCTaaataaatgatctgaatacttctaccACTGATTGTTCAGAAAATTCAGCAAAATTGGAGCCcataacatataaaatatgtgatCCTCATGTGAACATCTGCCTTCATagctaaaataatatttacataataGCTGTGATTTTGAGCTGTAAGACACAAGACATGAGGTAGATGAAGTAtttagcatttgttttttaaattctgcCAAATTTTTTAAGGATTATTTAAATGGATAGGTAATTGAGTATGCATTAGAATGATTTTAAAGAAagaatttaaaagaaatattcttatttctaTCATATTATTTTGTCACCTTCATTTTGTGAAAAATTACCAAACTATTTTTAAGTGAATCTGTCTTTGAGGTCctacttttaaaaatgtattttaacactTTCAGTTTCACTGTACCTGCAGATCATTCATGATAATTCTCATCTGTCTGTATTGGAAACCTTGCTTCTGTTTCATTTGCTTCAGTAGAAACAGTCAGTCACTCTTTAATAACCCAATATACACACCAATAACCCTGGCTGATTTTCTTCTCCTGTTTCCAGCTGTTTCTACATCAATGCCTCAGTTCCACCAGATGATGGGTGAGAGGCTGCGCGGCGTGGAGCAGGGAGCCGACACTGTGTTGTGGTTGGCCTTGTCCAAAGCCGCAGCCAGGACACGCAGCGGCCAGTTCTTCCAAGGTGAGCTGCATCAAGTGTGACTTCAACAGAGTTCAATCTTCTGAGGTGACCTCTGACAGACTGTTTGCGTTTGCAGATCGTACGCCCGTTCCTGCCCACCTGCCTCTGGCCTGGACTCACAGCTCTGCTGAAGAGATTCAACATTTCATGACTCAGCTGGAGACTTTGGCCAGAGCCATTCAGTCACAACCTGATGTAGAGCTCAACGGGCCTTCCAGACCTCATTTTGTCTGAATCCTGATACAAATGTTACACCATATGTAACCGGCCCATTAAAGCATTAGATAAAATGAGAtcaatttctcaaaatgttcacATATTTGCCATGGTTAGTCTTGTTTGTCTAATGTAATTCCTAATTCTAGACAGGACAGGTCATAGGTCAATGTCACATGAGTTATCTGTGATGTCAATATGAGGTAACTGGACTATCCGCACTGAAAATATCACAAACTATTGATTTAAAGACAAAAGTAATTGATTTGGATTGACTATCTTATCATTAGCAGTTACTGAACACATGTAAAATCGTACCTGTCTATTATCCAGATGTAAAACAACATGTATTGGGttatctgctggatgtgatTGTGATTTTTAACTTGTAACTGTA is part of the Sebastes umbrosus isolate fSebUmb1 chromosome 12, fSebUmb1.pri, whole genome shotgun sequence genome and encodes:
- the LOC119498215 gene encoding dehydrogenase/reductase SDR family member 12-like — encoded protein: MSLYRNAIWFWNGIHQYTRRGYEAAFKHFKPQDLDVSVVGRSFMITGANSGIGKVTAMAIAKKGGTVHMVCRNRDKAEEARADIVRECGNTEVYIHIVDMSETCQVWEFAEAFRKQYSALNVLINNAGCMVHKRAVNAEGLEKNFATNTMGVYILTQTLIPLLQKSRDPRVITVSSGGMLVQKLRVNDLQSEKGYFDGLMVYAQNKRQQVVLTQQWAKANPVIHFSVMHPGWADTPAVSTSMPQFHQMMGERLRGVEQGADTVLWLALSKAAARTRSGQFFQDRTPVPAHLPLAWTHSSAEEIQHFMTQLETLARAIQSQPDVELNGPSRPHFV